Below is a window of Cytophagaceae bacterium DNA.
CAGAAACAGTATCACCTCCTGCCACCGAAAATGCAAGCGGAAAATTGCTTGCACCAAATATGGCAACCGGACCCAGAGACCTCTCCATTGACCTGAGGTCAGGCCTTGGTAATGGCTGTCTTTCAGGTTGAGCCGGATCGATGATTGCATTAACCCAGGAACCTTCTCTCAAAAGAGCAGCAAATAGTCTCAGTTGACCGACGGTTCGGCCTCTTTCATTCATTGCCCTGGCTTCAGCCAAACCACTTTCGAGATGATACCTTTGTATCAAAATATCTCCAAGGTTTTCAATTTCCAGAGCGATTGTTTCAAGAAAAACGGCTTTTTCTTCACCCGTTTTTTTTCTGTAAATCAAATAAGCATTTTGAGCTTTGGAAATAGCATTTTCTAAATCCTGAACCGAAGCCGCCGAAAAAGCAGGTTCAATATTTTGTCCAGAAAACGGATTTACAGCAAAAAAAAGCTTGTCATTTTGCTCAGAAACTTCAAATCCAATTAAGTTTCTACCAAGAATCTCCATTTATTCTACGGGGTTAGAAAGTGTGCCAATTGAGTCAATCGAAATATTTACAACATCGCCACTGATTAAAGAAAAACTATCAGGCGGAACAATTCCTGTACCTGTCATTAAAAAGCAACCCTGGGGAAAAGTACATTCTTTGGTCAGATATTCCACCAATTCAGGAAGCTCTCTTTTCATATGGTTTAACTGTGTTTTTTGAGAAAAAACTACCTGATTTTCTCTCATAATCTCAAGAATTATTTCTGTTTCTTTAGAAATGGGATTTTCAAGTACCAAAATTCCCGGTCCTATGGCCGCACTTTTATCATAAGACTTAGCCTGGGGCAGATAAAGTGGATTTTCGCCTTCTATATCTCTTGAACTCACATCATTTCCAACAGTGTAACCGGCGATTTTTCCGGTCGAATTAACAAATAGTGTAAGTTCAGGCTCGGGTACATTCCATTTAGAATCTTTTCGGATTCTTATTTTTTCATTGTGGCCAACGGTACGGGCGGCAGTTGCTTTAAAAAAAAGCTCTGGACGGGCTGCTTCATAAACCCGGTCATAAAAATCACCACCACCAGCATCTTTTGATTCTTCCATTCTGGCATTTTTACTTCTTAAATAAGTAACTCCCGATGCCCAAATTTCTTGAGAGACAATTGGTGCGAGTAGTATTTCCTCAATAATAAGATTGGCTTTTTGAGTATTATTTATATATTTTTTTAAAAAATTAAAAAGATCGGGTTGGTTAATCAGTTGATCAAAAGAGTACTCAGAAACAATGTAAGTATTTTCATCTGAAGCAATTACCGGCCCAATACTGGTATTGAATATTTTCATTTTTTTTAGATTTTTCGTTAGATTATTTTAGGATTTTCACAACAAAGAGAACCCGGCCAAAGA
It encodes the following:
- a CDS encoding fumarylacetoacetate hydrolase family protein, translated to MKIFNTSIGPVIASDENTYIVSEYSFDQLINQPDLFNFLKKYINNTQKANLIIEEILLAPIVSQEIWASGVTYLRSKNARMEESKDAGGGDFYDRVYEAARPELFFKATAARTVGHNEKIRIRKDSKWNVPEPELTLFVNSTGKIAGYTVGNDVSSRDIEGENPLYLPQAKSYDKSAAIGPGILVLENPISKETEIILEIMRENQVVFSQKTQLNHMKRELPELVEYLTKECTFPQGCFLMTGTGIVPPDSFSLISGDVVNISIDSIGTLSNPVE